The following coding sequences are from one Lycium ferocissimum isolate CSIRO_LF1 chromosome 3, AGI_CSIRO_Lferr_CH_V1, whole genome shotgun sequence window:
- the LOC132051042 gene encoding uncharacterized protein LOC132051042, whose amino-acid sequence MQSSGGGSMLGGIGSTIAQGMAFGTGSAVAHRAVDSVMGPRTIQHETIASQAPAAAAPTTSGAGSDACSMHSKAFQDCINSSGSDIGKCQFYMDMLSECRRNSMLNA is encoded by the exons ATGCAAAGTAGCGGTGGTGGATCCATGCTTGGTGGTATTGGTTCTACCATAGCTCAAG GGATGGCCTTTGGTACTGGAAGTGCTGTGGCACACAGGGCTGTAGATTCTGTTATGGGTCCACGCACTATTCAACATGAAACTATTGCTTCCCAGGCACCTGCTGCAGCAGCTCCAACAACCAGCGGTGCTGGTTCAGATGCTTGCAGTATGCATTCTAAAGCATTCCAAGAC TGCATCAACAGCTCTGGAAGTGACATTGGCAAGTGTCAGTTCTACATGGACATGTTGTCCGAGTGCAGGAGGAACTCAATGCTGAATGCCTAA